The proteins below come from a single Treponema phagedenis genomic window:
- the fliF gene encoding flagellar basal-body MS-ring/collar protein FliF, translating into MNEWIKKTGTKLKELWGKWSVVQKLVLAGVILAAIIGMAVLFTWSSAPTTVPLIDVPISDEAAREKIILRLNEENISASVSATGLISVPDEKTARRMRSILIREDLIPKNVDPWAIFDVERWTRTDFERKVDVRRAINKMVTDHIKALDDVDDANVIINVPEDTLFKADQKPITASVVLFTKPGSDIETDRKKIQGIQKLLKLAVPGLLDENITIADSNAKILNDFEGMKDMDRLTLIEKQQKMIAKLETQYEIKILTLLQKTYGKDRVRDLNIKIDMDMSEKTAQTTKYLPTEIRPDNPETPWDDSEIVPSITAISETATTTWQGTGLTPEGPAGVEGQTPPAYKDMTNQLGMSNQSIVKRQEAISKSEISEVISPVLGRRTVSVNIDGEWRKKRDDKGNLVISEGRIEREYIPISPEELQEATRAVQNAIGYDANRKDSISVLNIRFDRVAEFEAEDAAYFRAQQRNMIILISLGGFAILLLIFILYRIISRELERRRRLREEDELRKAQMAREAALRAAEMNNIDVAMSVEERKRLELQENVINMAREHPEDVALLIRTWLMEE; encoded by the coding sequence ATGAACGAATGGATTAAAAAAACAGGAACAAAACTCAAAGAACTTTGGGGCAAGTGGTCGGTTGTACAAAAGCTTGTACTTGCAGGTGTTATTCTTGCAGCGATTATCGGTATGGCGGTGCTATTTACTTGGTCATCTGCACCAACAACGGTGCCGCTTATTGATGTGCCGATTTCCGATGAGGCTGCGCGCGAAAAAATTATCTTACGGTTAAATGAAGAAAATATTTCCGCAAGCGTTTCCGCAACCGGTCTTATTTCGGTGCCGGATGAGAAAACCGCACGCAGAATGCGCAGTATTCTTATTCGCGAAGATTTAATTCCTAAAAATGTAGATCCTTGGGCAATCTTTGATGTTGAACGCTGGACTCGTACCGATTTTGAGCGAAAGGTTGATGTGCGCCGTGCTATTAATAAAATGGTAACCGATCACATTAAAGCGCTTGATGATGTTGATGATGCAAATGTTATTATCAATGTTCCGGAAGATACCTTATTCAAAGCGGATCAAAAGCCGATTACCGCAAGTGTTGTCTTGTTCACAAAACCGGGAAGCGACATAGAAACCGACAGAAAGAAAATTCAGGGAATTCAAAAACTCTTAAAACTTGCCGTGCCCGGCTTATTGGATGAAAACATTACGATTGCCGACAGCAATGCAAAAATTCTCAATGATTTTGAAGGAATGAAAGATATGGATCGTCTAACGCTGATTGAAAAACAGCAAAAGATGATCGCAAAGCTTGAAACTCAATATGAAATTAAAATCTTAACCTTGTTGCAAAAAACGTACGGTAAAGACAGGGTTCGCGATTTAAACATAAAAATCGATATGGATATGTCGGAAAAAACGGCACAAACGACGAAGTATCTGCCTACGGAAATACGCCCCGATAATCCCGAAACTCCTTGGGATGATTCCGAAATAGTTCCTTCAATAACCGCTATTTCAGAAACCGCAACTACAACATGGCAGGGTACCGGCTTAACTCCCGAAGGTCCTGCAGGCGTTGAAGGACAAACTCCTCCCGCATATAAAGATATGACAAATCAATTGGGCATGTCCAATCAGTCAATCGTAAAGCGTCAGGAAGCAATTAGTAAGAGTGAGATCAGCGAAGTAATAAGCCCGGTGCTTGGCCGCAGAACCGTATCGGTAAACATAGATGGAGAGTGGAGAAAAAAGCGGGATGATAAAGGCAATCTGGTAATTAGCGAAGGACGTATTGAACGAGAATATATTCCGATTTCTCCGGAAGAATTACAAGAAGCAACCCGTGCAGTACAGAATGCAATCGGATATGATGCAAACAGAAAAGATTCCATCAGTGTGTTGAATATCCGTTTTGATCGAGTAGCGGAATTTGAGGCGGAAGATGCCGCATACTTCAGAGCGCAGCAGAGAAATATGATCATACTGATTTCGCTCGGCGGATTTGCAATCCTCTTGTTAATCTTTATTCTTTATAGGATTATCAGCAGAGAGCTTGAACGCCGCCGCCGCTTGCGTGAAGAAGATGAGTTGCGCAAAGCACAGATGGCGCGGGAAGCCGCTTTACGCGCAGCTGAAATGAATAATATTGATGTTGCCATGTCCGTTGAAGAGCGGAAACGTCTTGAGCTGCAAGAGAATGTTATCAATATGGCGCGTGAACATCCTGAAGACGTTGCATTACTTATCAGAACATGGTTAATGGAGGAATAA
- the fliG gene encoding flagellar motor switch protein FliG, producing MAVSPVKEKSSVVGGKKHKDIKSLNGRQKAAIFLVSVGEEISSKIMEQLREDEIEKLVFEIARTETIDSELKDAVLQEFQDLMVAQNFITTGGIDYARGLLEKSLGSQKAIEIINRLTSSLQVRPFDFIRRTDPSHLLNFIQQEHPQTIALILAYLEANKASIILQNLPDEIQSDVARRIATMDRTSPDVLREVERVLEKKLSTLSSEDYTAAGGVESIVDILNLVDRSSEKSIIEALEDEDPDLAEEIKKRMFVFEDIVMLDDRAIQKVLREVNMEELAKALKIVDTEVQDKIFRNMSKRAASMLKEEMEYMGPTRLKDVEEAQQKIVSIIRHLEDNGDIVIARSEEDEMIV from the coding sequence ATGGCTGTATCTCCGGTTAAAGAAAAGTCATCCGTTGTGGGCGGAAAAAAACATAAAGATATAAAATCTCTGAATGGACGACAGAAGGCTGCAATATTTCTTGTTTCGGTTGGGGAAGAAATTTCTTCAAAAATTATGGAACAGCTGCGTGAAGATGAAATAGAAAAACTTGTTTTTGAAATTGCAAGAACCGAAACAATTGACTCCGAATTAAAGGATGCCGTGTTGCAGGAATTTCAAGACTTGATGGTTGCGCAAAACTTTATTACAACCGGCGGTATTGATTATGCACGCGGATTGCTGGAAAAATCTTTGGGTAGTCAAAAAGCGATTGAAATTATCAACCGCTTAACAAGCTCTTTGCAGGTTCGCCCCTTTGACTTTATCAGACGGACAGATCCTTCTCACTTATTGAACTTTATCCAGCAAGAGCATCCGCAAACTATTGCGCTTATTTTGGCGTATCTGGAAGCAAATAAGGCATCGATAATATTGCAAAATCTCCCCGATGAGATTCAAAGCGATGTTGCTCGCCGTATTGCAACTATGGATAGAACATCTCCGGATGTTTTGCGTGAAGTTGAGCGGGTGCTTGAGAAAAAACTTTCGACTCTTTCAAGTGAAGATTACACAGCTGCAGGCGGTGTTGAAAGTATTGTTGATATTCTTAACCTCGTTGATCGCTCTTCCGAAAAATCAATTATCGAAGCGCTTGAAGATGAAGATCCGGATCTTGCAGAAGAAATTAAAAAGAGAATGTTTGTATTCGAAGATATTGTTATGCTTGATGACCGTGCTATTCAGAAAGTTTTGCGCGAAGTTAATATGGAAGAGCTTGCAAAAGCACTCAAGATTGTTGATACCGAAGTACAGGATAAGATATTCAGGAACATGTCTAAGCGTGCGGCAAGTATGTTAAAAGAAGAAATGGAATACATGGGGCCGACTCGATTAAAGGATGTGGAAGAGGCTCAGCAAAAAATTGTTTCAATTATCAGACATCTCGAAGACAACGGTGATATTGTTATTGCCCGCTCTGAAGAAGATGAAATGATTGTATAA
- the fliH gene encoding flagellar assembly protein FliH, translated as MAKMIFRGYEVKNLDNSYVLELTKSFEQKEEEKEVEVEPIDEGPSKEDLEYEIEQYRSDWEKEKAQLQARAQAEADQIIKNAEKAAFNEVKRQNDQAQEALHEAEIKAKAILDEAKEKAEKILEEAEQNKENVTKQGYDEGFESGREEGFEKGQLEVNRLIERLHKIIETSMNRRQEILAETEQQIIDLVILMTRKIVKVISENQRNVISNNIVHALRRVKGRADVVIRVNLADFDMTTKHKEQFIAAAENIKGITILEDTSVDPGGCIVETDFGSVDARIASQLHELEQRILEISPIRTNPKKPGTKE; from the coding sequence ATGGCTAAAATGATCTTTCGCGGTTATGAAGTTAAAAATCTTGATAACTCATATGTGCTTGAATTAACAAAATCTTTTGAGCAAAAAGAAGAGGAAAAAGAGGTTGAGGTTGAGCCGATTGATGAAGGACCTTCAAAAGAAGATTTAGAATACGAAATTGAACAGTATCGTAGTGATTGGGAAAAAGAAAAGGCACAGCTTCAGGCAAGAGCTCAAGCAGAGGCTGATCAGATAATTAAGAATGCGGAAAAAGCTGCCTTTAATGAAGTAAAACGTCAGAACGATCAAGCGCAGGAAGCTTTGCATGAAGCCGAAATAAAAGCAAAAGCAATTTTAGATGAGGCAAAAGAAAAAGCTGAAAAAATACTGGAAGAAGCGGAGCAAAATAAAGAAAACGTTACAAAGCAAGGTTATGATGAAGGTTTTGAATCAGGACGGGAAGAAGGTTTTGAAAAAGGACAACTTGAAGTAAATCGACTTATTGAACGACTGCATAAAATAATTGAAACATCTATGAATCGCCGTCAAGAGATTCTTGCGGAAACAGAGCAACAGATTATCGATCTTGTTATTCTTATGACAAGAAAAATCGTTAAGGTTATTTCTGAAAATCAGCGCAATGTTATCAGTAATAATATTGTGCACGCATTGCGACGAGTAAAGGGCAGGGCGGATGTCGTTATCCGAGTAAATCTTGCGGACTTTGATATGACAACAAAACATAAAGAGCAGTTTATTGCTGCGGCAGAGAATATCAAAGGCATTACTATATTGGAAGACACTTCGGTTGATCCGGGCGGATGTATTGTTGAAACCGATTTCGGATCGGTTGATGCGCGCATTGCAAGTCAACTCCATGAATTGGAGCAGCGCATATTGGAAATATCGCCGATAAGAACTAATCCGAAAAAACCCGGCACAAAAGAATAA
- the fliI gene encoding flagellar protein export ATPase FliI: protein MIDMLEKYEAVIQNTEPIKFTGTVTAVRGMLVESRGPQAVVGELCKIKANNSSDPIMAEVVGLDEGTVKLMSYSDLQGIELGSEVIAEGEILSVPVGDALLGRVINALGKAIDGKQEVYSSKRYPVLQTPPNPMDRKPIRQRIVTGVRAIDSLLAVGCGQRLGIFSGSGVGKSTLMGMIARNTNADVNVIALIGERGREVMDFIEHDLGPEGLKKSVVVTATSDESPLARIRGAYTATAIAEYFRDQGKDVMLLFDSVTRFAKAQREIGLAAGEPAATRGYTPSVFETLPKLLERSGTSSKGSITGFYTVLVDGDDLDEPISDAVRGIIDGHIVLSRKLAQRSHYPAIDILNSISRLAHRVSGRFTNQAVLAMRKSIAIYEESADMIQVGAYQKGSSEEVDKAIALHQPIKEFLMQEVTDPAPLESTIASLSKITGIEIPVEEIHAIGAGAPKKYIPTVPASETAELYAENNPDSKKE from the coding sequence ATGATAGATATGTTGGAAAAATACGAAGCCGTAATTCAAAATACTGAGCCGATAAAATTTACCGGAACGGTAACAGCGGTACGGGGCATGCTGGTTGAAAGCCGCGGGCCGCAAGCGGTTGTTGGAGAGCTTTGTAAAATAAAAGCAAACAACTCCTCGGATCCGATCATGGCTGAAGTTGTCGGTTTAGATGAAGGCACCGTTAAGCTTATGAGTTATTCCGACTTACAAGGAATTGAACTTGGCAGTGAAGTTATTGCGGAAGGGGAAATCCTTTCAGTGCCGGTTGGCGATGCGCTTCTTGGCAGGGTTATAAATGCACTTGGTAAAGCAATTGACGGTAAGCAGGAAGTATATTCTTCAAAACGGTATCCGGTACTGCAAACACCTCCAAATCCGATGGACAGAAAACCGATACGACAGCGCATTGTTACCGGTGTTCGGGCAATTGATTCTTTACTTGCGGTAGGGTGCGGGCAACGTCTCGGTATTTTTTCAGGTTCAGGAGTAGGCAAGTCAACCTTGATGGGGATGATTGCGCGCAATACCAATGCGGATGTCAATGTTATTGCATTGATAGGCGAGCGCGGACGCGAAGTAATGGATTTTATCGAACATGATTTAGGGCCTGAAGGATTAAAAAAATCGGTTGTAGTAACCGCGACCTCTGACGAAAGTCCATTGGCAAGAATACGTGGCGCATATACGGCAACGGCAATTGCGGAATACTTTCGAGATCAGGGAAAAGATGTTATGCTCCTCTTTGATTCGGTAACACGGTTTGCAAAAGCTCAACGCGAAATCGGACTTGCCGCCGGCGAGCCTGCCGCGACACGGGGATACACGCCGAGTGTTTTTGAAACGCTTCCAAAATTGCTGGAGCGAAGTGGTACTTCGTCAAAAGGAAGCATCACCGGTTTTTATACAGTGCTTGTAGACGGCGATGATCTTGATGAGCCGATATCCGATGCGGTTCGCGGAATTATAGACGGACACATTGTATTAAGCAGAAAGCTTGCACAACGCAGCCATTATCCTGCGATTGATATTCTTAACAGCATTTCCCGTCTTGCGCACCGCGTATCCGGCCGCTTTACCAACCAGGCGGTGCTTGCGATGCGTAAATCAATTGCTATATATGAAGAATCCGCCGACATGATCCAAGTTGGTGCTTATCAAAAAGGAAGTAGTGAAGAGGTTGATAAAGCAATCGCCTTGCATCAACCGATTAAAGAATTCCTTATGCAGGAAGTAACCGATCCCGCTCCGCTTGAAAGCACCATTGCATCATTGTCAAAAATAACCGGCATTGAAATTCCGGTAGAAGAAATACACGCTATTGGTGCAGGAGCGCCTAAAAAATATATCCCAACGGTTCCCGCTTCTGAAACTGCAGAGCTTTATGCAGAAAATAATCCCGATAGTAAAAAAGAGTAA
- the fliJ gene encoding flagellar export protein FliJ translates to MKRFVFSLEKLLHFRIFKEKQAEILLGKKTAECERIDIALKALAEKYKNSLYDLQPEKVNLHSASYFIDAQNYLTALNTKKEQLLTERVHAEMEREEARQVYIAAHREKEIISKLKEKKHREWKKLQQREEDNNLDDFVNTKYNVEE, encoded by the coding sequence ATGAAGCGTTTTGTTTTTTCGCTTGAAAAACTTTTACATTTTCGCATCTTTAAAGAAAAACAAGCGGAAATTCTTCTTGGGAAAAAAACAGCGGAATGCGAACGCATTGATATTGCATTAAAAGCTTTGGCGGAGAAATATAAAAACAGCTTATATGATTTACAACCTGAAAAGGTGAATCTTCATTCAGCGTCATATTTTATTGATGCACAAAATTATTTAACCGCACTCAATACGAAAAAAGAACAACTCCTTACCGAACGTGTACACGCTGAAATGGAACGAGAGGAAGCTCGGCAGGTGTATATTGCCGCGCATCGGGAGAAAGAAATTATTTCAAAACTAAAAGAAAAAAAGCACCGGGAATGGAAAAAACTGCAACAGCGCGAAGAAGATAACAATCTTGATGACTTTGTAAATACCAAATATAACGTTGAGGAATAG
- a CDS encoding type III PLP-dependent enzyme, whose amino-acid sequence MHITDYMSEKNWKKVLDFSEKLQTPCVIINLEKIKKNYLELKQLFPDADIYYAMKANPHEEILKLLIGLGANFDIASRYELDKILSLGVPPECLSYGNTIKKAKDIAYFYEKGVRLFATDSKEDLKNLAKYAPQSRVFVRILVENTNSADWPLSRKFGCHPDMAYDLCVLAKEMGLIPYGISFHVGSQQRDIGQWDDAIAKTKYLMRSLEEEEDIKLEMINMGGGFPAPYITPTNKLSEYAREITRYLDDDFGNEKPHIILEPGRSLVGDSGVLVTEIITISRKNNTALHRWVYVDAGVFNGLTETLNENIKYPIFTSKDESAGKWGEVVLAGPTCDSMDIMYEDYKYTMPISLKSGDRLYFLSAGAYTASYASVEFNGFPPIQTYIME is encoded by the coding sequence ATGCATATAACGGATTACATGAGTGAAAAAAATTGGAAAAAAGTACTGGATTTTTCCGAAAAACTGCAAACGCCCTGTGTTATTATTAATCTTGAAAAAATTAAGAAAAATTATCTTGAGTTGAAACAGTTGTTTCCCGATGCGGATATTTACTATGCAATGAAAGCGAATCCGCATGAAGAAATTCTTAAGCTGCTTATTGGACTTGGCGCTAATTTTGATATTGCTTCACGCTATGAGTTGGATAAAATACTTTCGCTCGGTGTTCCCCCCGAATGTTTAAGTTATGGGAATACTATTAAAAAGGCAAAAGATATTGCGTACTTTTATGAAAAGGGTGTGCGGCTTTTTGCAACTGACAGTAAAGAGGATTTAAAAAATTTGGCAAAATACGCGCCTCAATCTCGTGTTTTTGTCAGAATTTTGGTTGAAAATACTAACAGTGCGGATTGGCCGCTTTCACGTAAATTCGGCTGTCATCCCGATATGGCGTATGACCTTTGCGTTTTAGCGAAGGAAATGGGACTTATTCCCTACGGTATTTCTTTTCATGTCGGAAGTCAGCAGCGGGATATCGGGCAATGGGATGATGCAATCGCAAAAACAAAATATCTTATGCGTTCTCTTGAGGAAGAGGAAGATATTAAGCTTGAAATGATAAATATGGGTGGAGGTTTTCCCGCTCCGTATATAACGCCGACTAATAAGCTTTCCGAGTATGCACGCGAGATTACTCGGTATCTTGATGATGATTTCGGAAATGAAAAACCTCATATTATTTTGGAGCCCGGGCGTTCGCTTGTGGGAGATTCAGGAGTGCTTGTTACCGAGATAATCACGATATCCCGAAAAAATAATACCGCTTTGCATCGCTGGGTGTATGTTGATGCGGGAGTTTTTAACGGATTAACCGAAACGTTAAATGAAAATATTAAATACCCGATTTTTACCTCAAAAGACGAAAGTGCGGGAAAGTGGGGAGAGGTTGTGTTGGCGGGACCTACTTGTGACAGTATGGATATTATGTATGAAGATTATAAATACACAATGCCTATCAGTCTAAAATCCGGTGATCGCCTTTATTTTCTGAGTGCCGGAGCCTATACGGCAAGTTATGCTTCGGTAGAGTTTAACGGATTTCCTCCTATACAAACATATATTATGGAATAA
- a CDS encoding VanZ family protein, which produces MKDKTITHVMRILSIIGFISIWILSSFSTLPTPKNIILGWDKLHHAIAFTCLAFTLSYWFPAKNWIFPPFRKTVFISFLLSIFWGVVDEVHQYFVPGRECSLADLAADSIGVISALALRVYLESRKAKKGKRSSKT; this is translated from the coding sequence TTGAAAGATAAAACAATTACTCACGTAATGAGGATTTTATCCATTATCGGTTTTATCAGTATATGGATCTTATCTTCATTTTCAACATTACCGACTCCGAAAAACATCATCCTTGGTTGGGACAAGTTACACCATGCAATAGCATTTACCTGTCTTGCATTCACGCTCAGCTATTGGTTCCCGGCCAAAAACTGGATTTTTCCGCCTTTCCGAAAAACAGTGTTTATCAGTTTTTTGCTCTCCATCTTCTGGGGAGTAGTTGACGAAGTGCATCAATATTTTGTTCCCGGCAGAGAGTGTTCATTAGCGGACTTGGCTGCGGACAGCATCGGTGTGATAAGTGCACTAGCCTTACGGGTTTATTTAGAAAGCCGCAAAGCAAAAAAAGGAAAAAGAAGCTCAAAAACTTGA
- a CDS encoding glycosyltransferase family 4 protein codes for MNIGINTFGCDHSRSGVGSYILSLVKNLPKSPYSIDLFGPELDKYTYTSGIDTATYTGIAIADNERAEKLWHSFSCNKFIQKQKYDLVVYPSGIKMLPTNFTVPSILVIQDIIGIKSNNFLSFFGNINSKRMLNQSAGIISPSNYIKNDLIRLGITPSKIQVIHNGIDTDLFYPRKIDDNESVLMQPFAIRRPYIIYASRIEYPAKRHVELVKAFSLFKQKTQAPHRLVIAGAEGVNSELVHQEVIRSPVSSDILLTGYFPHENLPALYSAADLCVFPSSVEGVGLSVIEAMACGIPTACARAGALPEIAGEHTCYFNQEDPEEIAAIIEKLVKKPDGENDELRNTLIAGSIEWVKQYSWKTTAEQTLAYIEKVYK; via the coding sequence TTGAATATCGGTATAAACACCTTTGGCTGTGATCACAGCCGCTCAGGTGTGGGTTCATACATTCTCTCATTAGTAAAAAACCTGCCTAAATCACCATATAGTATTGATCTTTTCGGGCCGGAACTGGATAAGTACACGTATACTTCGGGTATAGATACGGCGACCTATACAGGTATAGCGATTGCAGACAATGAAAGAGCGGAAAAATTATGGCATTCTTTTTCATGCAATAAATTTATACAAAAGCAAAAATATGATTTGGTAGTGTATCCTTCGGGAATTAAAATGTTGCCGACAAACTTTACAGTGCCGAGCATTTTAGTAATTCAGGATATTATCGGAATAAAATCAAATAATTTTTTATCTTTTTTCGGTAATATAAATAGTAAAAGAATGCTTAACCAATCAGCAGGCATTATCAGCCCAAGTAATTATATTAAAAATGATTTGATTCGACTTGGTATTACTCCTTCTAAAATTCAGGTTATCCATAACGGTATAGATACCGACCTTTTTTATCCCAGAAAAATTGATGATAATGAGTCTGTGCTTATGCAGCCGTTTGCCATTCGCCGCCCCTATATTATTTATGCATCAAGAATTGAATATCCTGCGAAGCGTCATGTTGAATTAGTAAAAGCATTTTCGCTTTTTAAGCAAAAAACACAAGCGCCTCATCGGCTGGTGATTGCGGGGGCAGAAGGGGTGAATTCAGAACTTGTGCATCAGGAAGTGATACGCTCTCCGGTATCTTCCGATATTTTACTTACCGGATACTTTCCGCATGAAAATCTGCCTGCACTATATTCTGCGGCGGATCTCTGTGTTTTTCCGTCATCGGTGGAAGGTGTCGGTTTGTCGGTTATAGAAGCAATGGCGTGCGGCATCCCGACAGCCTGTGCACGAGCGGGAGCCTTACCTGAAATTGCCGGAGAACATACCTGTTATTTTAATCAAGAAGATCCTGAAGAAATTGCTGCAATCATAGAAAAACTCGTTAAAAAACCTGACGGAGAAAATGATGAGTTGCGCAACACGCTTATTGCCGGCAGCATAGAATGGGTAAAGCAATATAGCTGGAAAACAACCGCCGAGCAAACCCTCGCGTATATTGAAAAAGTGTACAAATAA
- a CDS encoding DEAD/DEAH box helicase, translating to MIDFSKLNIEDAFIEKLQNIHITIPSKVQQEVIPLLMQGKSLFFESETGTGKTFAFLLPLLHRYILHNKEDKQQPKIIILTPTVELAAQIKEEIQKLQLSQQKIRSLLCIGGASMKYQIEALKAKPHIIIGTPARIADLINLKKLKTNFVHAVVIDEADRLLSKELGKDLQRVITELSEASQWIACSATLKKKEREELLALINPNASAKIEFIQMEEEGVLKENIEHWALFSERRNKIDTLRSFIKAREPAKFLVFTSPAAQVENIVSKLNFKKLHATPLYSNLDGKERKKMLADFKADRIRILVTSDLAARGLDIPDIEYVIQMTLPADKDFFIHRAGRTGRAGKKGINLVIGDAYELKRLKHFEQELGLIIYPKVLRFGKVENPET from the coding sequence ATGATAGATTTTTCTAAACTAAACATTGAAGATGCCTTCATTGAAAAATTGCAAAATATTCATATTACAATTCCCAGTAAAGTACAGCAGGAAGTTATTCCGCTTCTTATGCAGGGAAAATCGCTTTTTTTTGAATCGGAAACCGGTACTGGAAAAACATTTGCTTTTCTATTACCGCTCTTACATCGTTATATTTTGCATAATAAAGAAGACAAACAACAGCCAAAAATCATTATCCTTACGCCTACTGTGGAGCTTGCCGCTCAAATAAAGGAAGAGATTCAAAAACTGCAATTATCTCAGCAAAAAATACGCAGTTTGCTCTGTATCGGCGGAGCGTCAATGAAGTACCAAATTGAGGCACTGAAAGCAAAGCCGCATATTATTATCGGCACTCCCGCAAGAATTGCCGATCTTATCAATTTAAAAAAACTCAAAACAAATTTTGTACACGCTGTGGTTATCGATGAAGCGGACAGACTGTTATCAAAAGAGTTAGGCAAAGATTTACAGCGCGTTATTACGGAGCTGAGTGAAGCAAGTCAGTGGATTGCCTGCTCCGCAACATTAAAAAAGAAAGAGCGGGAAGAGTTATTGGCTTTAATAAATCCGAATGCTTCGGCAAAAATTGAATTTATACAAATGGAAGAGGAAGGAGTGCTGAAAGAAAACATTGAACATTGGGCTCTGTTTTCCGAGCGTAGGAACAAAATCGATACGCTTCGCAGTTTTATAAAAGCAAGAGAACCGGCAAAGTTTTTGGTATTTACATCTCCCGCTGCACAAGTTGAAAATATTGTTTCGAAGCTTAATTTTAAAAAACTGCATGCCACCCCTCTTTATTCCAACCTTGACGGCAAAGAGCGGAAAAAAATGCTTGCGGATTTTAAGGCGGATAGAATACGCATTTTGGTAACAAGCGATCTTGCCGCTCGTGGTTTAGATATTCCCGACATTGAGTATGTTATTCAAATGACTCTCCCTGCCGATAAGGATTTTTTTATTCATCGTGCGGGGAGAACAGGCAGAGCGGGAAAAAAAGGCATCAACCTTGTTATCGGTGATGCCTATGAATTAAAGCGATTAAAACATTTTGAGCAAGAGCTCGGACTTATTATCTATCCGAAGGTATTACGGTTCGGAAAAGTAGAAAACCCCGAAACTTAG
- a CDS encoding glycosyltransferase has product MEQRIAFFYLRTGGGHVSGATALLQKIEQTYPDDCVCIKQDGFDDVIPPIRFFFEKGYSLSSNYFELGFVFFYQLTSNPFVLRLSEAIIKSFISPYLRSFLRKEKITKVVCLHEILIPLLRKAIDVVNPRIPLISIVMDPFTAHPIWFYEKQTELIVFSEKIRQEAIRRGFSPDRVYRFPLILSEKFDKPYTEQQKNEVRERLQIPKNAKVVLIAGGGEGLKKAIPIVKAFIKNNFQHHLLIVCGKNKILKANLERLVSKTKNTNIKIFGFISFMPDLINISDCVIGKSGPATIMEVLSVRKPLIISSYVRGQELGNMLYVCKHNVGWYLTKPKDIVNKTTEILSNASLRKDLQDRIKNLEIRNGLTEICEFIYHYE; this is encoded by the coding sequence ATGGAACAGCGAATTGCATTTTTTTACTTACGAACCGGTGGAGGGCATGTTTCAGGAGCGACTGCCTTACTGCAAAAAATAGAGCAAACCTATCCGGACGACTGCGTTTGTATAAAACAGGATGGCTTTGATGACGTGATTCCGCCGATTAGATTCTTTTTTGAAAAGGGATACTCACTTTCTTCCAATTATTTTGAACTTGGTTTTGTGTTTTTCTATCAGTTAACCTCAAACCCTTTTGTTTTAAGGCTCTCAGAAGCAATTATTAAGTCTTTTATTTCCCCTTATTTGCGTTCTTTTTTGCGTAAAGAAAAAATAACAAAAGTTGTATGTTTACATGAAATACTGATCCCGCTGTTACGAAAAGCCATTGATGTTGTAAATCCGCGCATTCCATTGATCTCCATTGTAATGGATCCGTTTACCGCTCATCCTATTTGGTTTTATGAAAAACAAACGGAACTTATTGTGTTCTCGGAAAAAATCAGACAAGAAGCAATACGGCGCGGTTTTTCTCCCGATAGGGTTTATCGCTTTCCTTTGATTTTATCGGAAAAATTCGATAAGCCGTATACGGAACAGCAAAAAAACGAGGTCAGGGAACGATTGCAAATTCCGAAAAATGCAAAAGTCGTCTTAATCGCAGGCGGAGGAGAAGGCTTAAAAAAAGCAATTCCGATTGTAAAAGCCTTTATCAAAAACAATTTTCAGCACCATCTTTTGATTGTTTGCGGTAAAAATAAGATTTTAAAAGCAAATCTTGAGCGCCTTGTAAGTAAAACAAAAAATACTAATATAAAAATATTCGGCTTTATTTCTTTTATGCCGGATCTTATCAATATCTCAGACTGCGTTATCGGAAAAAGCGGTCCTGCTACTATTATGGAGGTTTTAAGCGTTAGGAAACCGCTTATTATTTCTTCTTATGTCAGAGGACAGGAATTGGGGAATATGCTCTATGTATGCAAACATAATGTCGGCTGGTATTTAACAAAACCGAAAGACATTGTCAATAAAACAACCGAAATACTTTCCAACGCAAGCTTGCGAAAAGACTTGCAAGATAGAATAAAAAATCTTGAAATACGCAATGGGTTAACGGAAATTTGCGAATTTATTTATCATTATGAGTGA